The Trypanosoma brucei brucei TREU927 chromosome 2, complete sequence genome has a window encoding:
- a CDS encoding iron/ascorbate oxidoreductase family protein, putative, whose amino-acid sequence MTRASLPVIDVSPLFGGESAEKERVSKQIDNACRTWGFFYIVGHPIQQEQIERVLDVAKNYFSLPMEEKLKLDIRKSKLYRGYIAFGAEDPDDAKVYGYEGFNMGHHLPKHHPEVMAGVPLRGPNIHPTQVKGWAEEMENQYDDMWALSLVILRAMALGLGLREDFFDSKFMDPMCELNIKHYPSPTTTGKKSHLLIEHADFCAITLLYQDGVGGLQIRGLSGELMDVPPVEGSFVVNIGDMMEMWTNGQYRSTMHRVVPRSGTRYSMPFFCVPNPNVIIKCLDNCHSEENPPRYPPVRAVDWILKRFAEVFSLAKPKM is encoded by the coding sequence ATGACACGCGCCTCGCTTCCTGTTATTGATGTTTCGCCCCTATTTGGTGGCGAATccgcagaaaaggaaagggtcTCCAAGCAGATTGATAATGCATGCAGAACATGGGGCTTCTTCTACATTGTGGGGCATCCGATCCAGCAGGAGCAGATTGAGAGGGTGCTAGATGTAGCGAAGAATTATTTTTCACTCCCCATGGAAGAGAAGCTCAAATTGGACATTCGTAAAAGTAAGCTGTATCGTGGTTATATTGCTTTTGGGGCCGAGGACCCCGATGATGCTAAGGTCTACGGCTACGAGGGGTTCAATATGGGGCACCATCTTCCGAAGCACCACCCAGAGGTTATGGCAGGAGTGCCGCTCCGAGGACCGAACATCCACCCCACTCAGGTAAAGGGCTGGgcggaggaaatggaaaatcAATATGACGATATGTGGGCCCTTTCACTTGTTATCCTGCGCGCTATGGCACTGGGACTCGGCCTGCGGGAAGATTTCTTCGACTCCAAGTTTATGGATCCGATGTGTGAATTGAATATAAAGCATTACCCTTCCCCAACCACTACAGGCAAAAAATCTCATTTGCTTATTGAGCACGCTGACTTTTGCGCTATTACATTACTCTATCAAGACGGTGTGGGTGGCTTGCAAATTCGAGGACTTTCCGGAGAGCTGATGGATGTGCCACCTGTTGAAGGAAGTTTTGTTGTCAACATTGGAGACATGATGGAGATGTGGACCAATGGCCAATACCGTTCTACCATGCACCGTGTTGTTCCGAGAAGTGGCACACGGTACTCCATGCCTTTTTTCTGTGTCCCAAACCCGAATGTCATTATTAAGTGCCTCGACAACTGTCATTCGGAGGAGAATCCACCAAGGTACCCTCCAGTGCGGGCTGTTGACTGGATTTTGAAGCGATTCGCGGAAGTGTTTTCGCTTGCAAAACCTAAAATGTAG
- a CDS encoding adenosine transporter 2, giving the protein MAMLGFESTAEFFVYLTFIFFGMSVMNVTNAIYSNYDYFSEYYKFAQRNADAISSNPSFWKHMFTYYNVVVFTMQVLLEAFMLTPLGRRIPISWRLIFGLTIPMVEIIVILVIPEVGGSEDGAIATMMIVAFVGGISKTLCDSSNAALAGPFPTKFYGAIVWGLAVSGLMTSFMSIVIKASMDSSFESKRVQSQIYFGLVMLLQVVACVLLVLLRKNPYAIKYAAEFRYAARKDGATGEEDDTDFKGRGPADENRYPDEKDDKNVLNADIDPDKMKDTDQVEGTTNAQQMLDASVMVVVKRIWPMLLSCFFVFFATLLVFPGVFFAVKGSMDLNNFWYFPVAIAMFNLGDFLSRLVLQFKQLHVSPRMVLIGSFARALLIIPLSLCVSGAIPGVGVPFTVSLLWGLTNGYFGGLSMIYGPRTGSLTTAGQRSLAAICINVALLMGLFAGAMFALAVKEGLPK; this is encoded by the coding sequence ATGGCAATGCTTGGTTTCGAGTCGACAGCTGAATTTTTCGTCTATCTCACCTTTATCTTTTTTGGGATGTCGGTGATGAATGTGACGAATGCCATTTACTCCAATTATGATTATTTCTCGGAATATTACAAGTTTGCGCAGCGTAATGCAGATGCGATATCCTCCAATCCATCATTCTGGAAGCACATGTTCACGTATTAtaatgttgttgtgtttacgATGCAAGTGCTTTTGGAGGCTTTTATGCTCACACCATTGGGCCGACGCATTCCTATTAGTTGGCGTCTCATCTTTGGACTCACAATTCCTATGGTGGAGATTATTGTGATTTTAGTGATCCCTGAAGTTGGAGGAAGCGAAGATGGTGCAATCGCAACTATGATGAtagttgcttttgttggtggTATTTCCAAAACACTTTGTGACTCCAGCAATGCTGCACTTGCGGGACCGTTTCCGACTAAATTCTATGGTGCCATCGTGTGGGGTCTTGCTGTCTCTGGCCTCATGACTTCATTTATGTCTATTGTTATCAAAGCATCGATGGACAGCAGTTTTGAAAGCAAGAGAGTTCAGTCCCAAATATACTTTGGATTAGTCATGCTTCTTCAGGTGGTTGCATGCGTGCTTCTTGTCCTTCTGAGGAAAAACCCATATGCCATTAAATATGCTGCAGAATTTAGGTATGCTGCGAGGAAGGATGGAGCAACAGGTGAAGAAGATGACACCGATTTTAAAGGAAGGGGCCCAGCAGATGAGAATAGATATCCCGATGAAAAGGATGACAAGAATGTGCTGAATGCTGATATTGATCCAGATAAGATGAAGGATACGGATCAGGTTGAAGGCACTACCAACGCTCAGCAGATGCTTGATGCGAGTGTTATGGTTGTGGTGAAACGCATTTGGCCCATGTTACTTTCATGCTTCTTTGTGTTCTTTGCGACACTTCTTGTATTCCCTGGTGTATTCTTTGCCGTTAAAGGCTCGATGGATCTTAATAACTTTTGGTACTTTCCCGTTGCCATTGCCATGTTCAACTTGGGTGATTTCTTGTCTCGTCTGGTGCTGCAGTTCAAGCAATTGCATGTGTCTCCGCGTATGGTTTTGATTGGTTCATTTGCACGTGCACTTTTGATaattcctctttctctttgtgtGTCCGGTGCAATTCCTGGTGTGGGGGTTCCTTTTACCGTTTCTCTCCTTTGGGGTCTCACAAATGGTTACTTTGGTGGCCTTTCAATGATTTATGGACCACGTACGGGATCCCTCACCACAGCGGGTCAACGCTCTCTTGCTGCCATTTGCATTAATGTTGCCCTTCTTATGGGTCTTTTTGCTGGTGCTATGTTTGCCTTGGCTGTTAAGGAGGGACTTCCTAAATAA